The window GGTAGTTCTGCCGCGACGTCCGGATGGATGCGGTTCCAGGGTGGCACGAAGACCGGGAGGAAGGAGCTGCCGAAGAGCTCTCGCAGGCGCTGCTGGCCGGCAGCGATCTCAGTGAGAAGCTCGGGAAGCGGCCGGTGCAGGCCAAACTCGCTCTTCTTCTCACCGGCAGGGGCGTGGTTGCGGTGCCAGGTCCCGTGCTGGCAGGGGCGCAGCAGCGGCGCGGTTTCCAGCCGCCTCGCCAGCGTCTCCTGCGCCAGTAGCGGGATCGAGGCCAGCAGCACCGGAATCGCGAAGCGATCGGCAAGGGCGGCGAGCCGGTCGAGCTGGTCGCTGGGCACGGTCGCATCGTCGTCGCGCAGCCAGAGATCGAGGCGCTTGCCGGTGGTTTCCCAGCGATTGAGCTCGGCGAAGAGAGCGGACCAGGCTGCTTCCTCGGTCACAGCGCGCGCTCCAAATCCCTGCGGCCGTTTCGAGCGATCGCGCCATCAAGCGCTGT is drawn from Bosea sp. Tri-49 and contains these coding sequences:
- a CDS encoding polysaccharide deacetylase family protein, which codes for MTEEAAWSALFAELNRWETTGKRLDLWLRDDDATVPSDQLDRLAALADRFAIPVLLASIPLLAQETLARRLETAPLLRPCQHGTWHRNHAPAGEKKSEFGLHRPLPELLTEIAAGQQRLRELFGSSFLPVFVPPWNRIHPDVAAELPQLGFAGLSCFRNFALGPAGGLRLINTDLDLIDWHGGRVGRQPGDLLAEMVQTLAIRRLDPEPNQPFGLLLHHHDHDNTAWDVLTNLLARLSGHAAVAFSGPDALFGAATYLATDLD